A region of the Candidatus Binatia bacterium genome:
GATCACGAAAGTGGCGGGACTGCGCTTCTTGATGTGGAAGGTTTCCTCGATCCGCAGCACCGGCACCTGGCGACCCTCGAACAGCACCGTGCGCGGCGACGCGGGGTAATCCGGCGGGGTAGTGATAGTCTCGACGTAAACGTCGGTAACGTCGAACACGGCTACCGTGCCGCCCCATGCCCCGCGGTCGCTGTGTCCCAGAATGACCCCGGGCAGGCCGGGGAACATCACCCCGTTGGCGTAGCTCTGGTGCCCGTCCGGGTGCGGCGAATTGAGGTGAATCATGTGCCACACGGGCGGGTTAAACAGCGCCAGATGCGGGTCGTTCGCCAGCATGGCGTGACCGGTCGCCGACAGGCGCGGCGACACGATCCAGTTGTTGCTGCCAAGTCCCCTGGCCCGGTCGCCAAACGGATTCTTGGCCCGCGTTTCCGCCAACGCCGCCGCCAGCGCATCCAGGGTCTCCGGCGACGGCAACGCGGGAATGACCTGTGGGACCGCTACCCGCTCCGCTGCCCCCCGGCCGGACACCGGCAACACGGTCGCTGGCGAGCCGGGGGCGGACCGGAAGACGTCGCGCCGCACGGCTTTCGGAACTTTCTTCCAGATGCGCGCGAAGTTGATCTCCTCGCCCAGGGTCTCGGACAGACTCCACGCCTGCAGCCGTGCGATGGCCATGGTATCCTGCGGCCGCCACGGTTCGAGCTGATCGGGTTTCAGTCCAATGAGCAGTATCTCGGCATACTCCGGCGGCAGCGTCGCGCCATTCTTGCCTGCCCGGAGATCCGCGAGCCACGCGTTGACCCCGGCGGCGTACGACCTGACGACATTCGCCGTCTCGGCGTCCGTCGATTCGATGTGCTCCCACAGCACGTCCTGCAGGCGCCGGCCGTCCCGCGTGGTAAACACGGTCCTCATCTCGACGTCCATCTCCAGCGTCACGCGACCGAGTATCTCGCTCAGTCGCCCTTCGGCCACACGCCGGAACGCATCCATCTGCCAGAAGCGCGCCGCCGCCGTCAGGTATCCCTGCATGAAGATGGCGTCGTCGAGGCTCCCGGCATAAACGTGCGGTACCCCGAGAGCGTCGTCGACCACGTCCACCTGACCTTGCAGCCCGGAGAGATCCACGGTGGCGGCCGTCGGAAGTTCGGCAATCGGGTCGGCGGCGCCGGGGGCCGGCGGCACGGGCGCGCCGTCGTTGTCACCGCACGCCATGAACCCCAGAATGCACACCAGAACCCCGACCGGGGCCATTCGACGACCACGCATCTCGACCTCCCTGTCACCTGGCGCCGGGGCAACGCCGTCCCCACCGGCAATCGGTAACGCTTTGAACCCTTTCGCATCTAGGAGCACCGGTCGCGGTTAGTCAACCGGACCGCGCCGGCGACGCTCGCCTCTTGATGTCGAGCCACAAAACCGCAACAGTCGCCGCGGAGGTTACCCATTGCGGCCTGGGGGTAAGACGCGGCGCCCGTGGACTGGCGGCGGATCTCAGCCCGTGCATCGACGGTGGCGCGGGCGGTTTCCGGCCTTGCTGGTGTGGGCACTCGTCTCCGCCGGCGCCGTCACGGCAGAGCCGGCTTACGACGTACCGCGGCGCGAGGACCACGGGGATCTGATCGTCCTGCACGTGTACGGCTCGTACTACGACATGGGACGGCAGCAGGTAAGTCTGCTGGGGGACGTCGCCCGACGGATGTACGAGTATCACCTCGAGAAGTACCGCCGTCACGTTGCGGGCGGCGGCATGCGCCTGAGAATCGTCGACTTCGGCGCGACGGTCCTGCCCATCGTCGGTCCATGGTTCGAAGAAAGCGGTTTCTTCGACGAGATGAATGGCGTTGCCGACGGCCTCGGGGTGCCGCGAGCCGACCTGTTGCGGGCGGTTATGGCTTCTTCGTTCGGATCGACGGTCTTTGCGGCGACCGGGGCCGCCACCGCCGACGGCGGCGCGCTTATCGGGCGCAACGTCGACTGGGGCGACGGGAATGGCGTCCTGCGTCCGGTCCTTGTCCTTGCGCACCCGAGCAACGGCGACATGCCGTACATCCTCGGCGGTTGGCCTCTCATCGGCCTTCCTGCGATCGGCATGAACGCGGCGGGTTTCTCGTTGTCGTTCAATTTCTTCATCACCGACGAATTCATGGGAATACCGCCACAGATGCGCGATCGTCGCGCGCTGCAGACGGCACGCACCGTCGCTGACGGCATTCGGGTATTCACCGAGGTCGGCAAGCGCGCCATGCCGACTTTCATGGTGATGGCCGACGCCGCCGGCGAGATTGCCATGCTCGAATGCACCCCCAGCGCCTGCGCCACCTTCCGTCCGGAGGGCGACTGGTTCGCGCAGGCCAATCACGCCCGCACGCCGGTGATGATCCCGTTCGATCGCTATCGATCTCCCGACTCGTTCGAGCGCCTGGCGGCAATGGAGGCAGCGGTACGCCCCCACGTCGGTCGACTGACGCCGCTGCTGGCATCGCAGATCCTTCGCGATCGCTCGAATACGCGTTACGTGACCGATCCCAGCGTCGCCAATGTTTTCGTGCTCAACGCCGCGGTGTTGCAACCCGCGACCAGGACCCTCTGGCACGCCGTCACGATGGAACCCGCGGCGCCCTTTGGCGCGTACCGGCCGTTCTCGGTCGCCACCGACCTGACCCAGACCCCGTCCCTGCCGGCCGACCCGCGTGTCGACACGCCGGAGTTTGCCCGCGAACAGGCACTGCTTGCCCGCGCCCGCCAGGCGGTGCGCGAATACGAGGCCGGCAACTCGGCGGCGGCCGGCACGATCTGGGACGACCTGGCGACCGACGAATCCGGGATGCTGCACCCGGATCGACTGGCCTTTGCGCGCGCGATGGTGCGCTGGCGGCTGGGCGACGCGCTCGGTACGGACCGACTGTTGGCCGGGATCGATTTGGAGCGAGCGCCCTTCGAGGTGCGAGTCGCCGCGCTCCTCGCCCGCGCGATCGTCGCCGACGAGCGCGGGCAGCGCGCCGCCGCCCTCGTTGCTTATCGGGAAGCGCTGGCAGCCCTCGACGCGGCGCCGCAGTACACCGACTTCGGTACCGCCGGGGTGCGCGACCACGCCCAGGCCGGCCTCGCCGCCCCACTGAGCCGCGCCGTCGTCGAACCCATCCCGCATCTCCAGTACCTGCCGGAGTGACCGGTGGGCGCACCCCATGAACAGGGTAATCCGAGAGACATTCCGGCGGACGGCGTGAACAGCCTGGGAGAGCCTGCAATCCTCCCCAAGATCTTCGCAGGACAGGAATGTGAGGCGGGCATTTGAGGCGAGGTGGCGCCCGTCAAAGCGCTGGTCTTTACCCGGGTTGAGGTGGGCGGCAACAAGCGACAGTCCTTGACGCCGGCCGGTTCGCGGTGGATTTTGCACGATGCTCGCGGACGGGACGATCGAGGCATTTCGCCTCCAGAGCGGGTTTTGCGAACGCTTCGATTCTCCGCTTTACGCCGAGTTCCTCGCGCGCGCCGCTGACGACATCGAGGCGGGCGGCCCAATTGCGGACGTGCTCGACGGCTGGCAGGGCTTGCCGATGGCCGACGCTCTGCCGTTGCGCCTCCTTGGCGCCGCTCACCGCATGGTGCTCGAAGGCACCGCTCCCCAGCTCGCGCGCTTCTATCCCACCGCCGGTGGGACCCCGCACATGCCCGATGCCTGGCTCGCGTTTAGCGATCTAGTCAGGGCGCGCGCCGACGAGTTCCGCGCGGGCCTCGCCCGCCAGGTACAGACGAACGAGATTCGTCGCAGCGCCGCCCTGCTCGGCGGCTTCCTCGCCCTCGCCAACGAACACGGCTTGCCGCTGCGCGGCCTCGAGATCGGGAGCAGCGCCGGCCTGAACCAGCGCTGGCACCGTTACCGGTACGAGTTAGCGGCATGCGAGCCCGATCGACCGCCGCCGGTCACGACTTTCCGACCCGCCTGGGGAGACCCGGCAGCGGCCGTGGTGGTGCGCTGCGGCTGGAACGGCGACGATGCCGTTCTGCGCGGCCGGGTCCAGGTGGCGTCGATGGCTGGATGCGACATCGCGCCCATCGACCTCGCCGACGTCGAGCAAGCCCGCACTCTCGAGGCATTCGTATGGGCTGACCACGTGGAGAGGCTCGGACAACTCCGCACCGCCATCGCCGCGGCGCGCTGCGATCCCCCCCGAATCATGCGCCGCGCCGCAGCGGACTGGCTGGCCGAGCAGCTCGACCCATCGGTCCAGGGCGTTATCTCCATCGTTTTCCACTCGATCATGTGGTGGTACCTGTCGGAAGACGAACGCACACGCGTTACGGAAACGATCGCCGCCGCCGGGAAGCGCGCGACACGGGCTGCGCCCGTCGCCTGGCTCCGTCTCGAAATGTTCGGCACGCCGAAAGCCGAGCTCCGCCTGACTTCGTGGCCCGGGGGCTTAGAGCGCACACTCGCCCGCGCCGATCCCCAGGGGCGATGGGTAACCTGGTTGGGTACGTGCGGACCTTGTTGACCGTCGGCACGCGCGCCGGTGGGACCTGAGCTGGTTCATGGGGGTAATCGACGAGTCGATTGCTCGCCGCGCCAATCGCAAGGGCAACTGCACTGGACGCTTCCGGGAGAAGCGGTTTCACTCGCCGGCACCACTCGATGAGGGGACGTCCGTTCGCTACGGGGTCGTGACGCCTCCCTGACCGGCCCTCCAGGGCAGGTGTAGCGGTTGCCCACGTGGCCGCCCGCCCGTTCCAAGGTCAATCGACGACTGAGCGTCTCGTGAGTGTCTCGTCAGTTGCGGGTCAGTTGCGCCAGTTGCCCGAAGTTCTCTCAGGTGGGCGTTGACGCGACCTCGCTGTGGTGCGACACTGCCCGCGGTTTGTCGCTTGACTACGGGGAGGTAACCAATGTCGTCACATCTGCGTCTTTGCTTGCTCGCTCGGGTTGCTGCGGCGGCAGCGCTAACTGTTCTATGGATCGGGGCAGCCCATGCTCAGCCGGGGACGCTGATCAAGACGATCGCGCTCCCGGTGACCGGTTTCGGCGTCAGCGTCGCCGCCGACTGCACCGGAAACATCTTCTACACGAACGCCAGCGATTCGAACCTTTACACGATCGACAAGGATGGGAACCTCCTCGACACTACGCCGGTCACGGCGGCCGGCAGCGGTACGCCGCTGTTCATGGACGAGTTCGCCTGGGATGAGGGTCGTAAGGTTCTGTGGGCACAGGAGCACAACACCAATCCCATCAACGTGTACCAGCTCGATCCGACTACGGGCGTCGCGACTTTCGCCTTTGCGGGCGGATCGAGCATCGGCTCCTTCCGCGACGGGATCGGATACGACGGTACCGACGACAGTCTCTGGATCAGTGGCGACGTGAGCAGCGTCATCGATCACTACACGACCACTGGCGCGTTCATCAATCAGATCACCCCGAAGAACGCCGGTGGTGGCACCCTCGGCTTCATCAGCGGCGTCGTGGTCGGGAACGGCGATTTGCTCTATCTCGGGCAGAACGGCCTCGTGCAGATCGTTCAAGTCGAGAAGAGCGATGGCGACTTCCTGGGCGTGTTCGCCTCGCCGGGCGGTACGCGCGACGAGGGTCTGGAGTGCGACCCGGTGAACTTCGCACCCAACCTGGCCCTGCTCTCCCGCGAGGCCGAGGGAGGTGGCGCTATTGCCGTCATCGAGCTGGAACCGGGGACGTGTTCCTGCGGTGGTGGCCCCCCCGTACAGACCTCTCCGGTGCCCGCTTTCTCGCCCGTCGGCATGGCCGTGGCCAGTCTGGTCGTTGCGGTTGGCGGGTTCCTCGCCGCACAGCGCCGCCGCAACTAGACATCCCTCGTCATAACCGAAACCAGGGACCGGGCCGGCATGACCGGTCCGGTCCCTGCGCTTTCAGGTACGACAGACGAGGCATCTCCGACAGCGGACTTCCCACGTTGTTATACAGCCCCCTTCCGGGTCATCTTTCGCGTCTTGCGCGACACCTGTGCTCACCGAGAACACGGGCGCCGTGCCTTCTCGACGTCGTGCCGTTTCCGTCACTCACGGAAGGCAGGGACCGGCGCGGCGCACTGCCGCGTACCGCCGAGCTGCACCGACAGCGTGTCGCAGCTCACCTGCCCACGGTTGCCGCTCTTCGAACAGCCCAATGATGAACATTCGCAAAGATACGGACCAGACGCGGATCAAAAAACCAGGGGGCTGGCCCCTCTCGGAGCCAACCCCCTGATTTCCTTACTCCCCGGGCCGGACTCGAACCAGCGACCAATCGGTTAACAGCCGATCGCTCTACCGACTGAGCTACCGGGGACCACGTTGCGGCCGCGTCGACGATCTTCGACCACGCGGAAAAAGGGGTGGGTACCATAGGCATTGTGGGGCTGCAAGGCGTTGCTCGTCGCTCTTACCGCGCGGGCCGTCGTTCGCCGTTTGCCAGCGTCCGTGGCCTGCCCTATACCAGCGGCGTTACAGGGAAACGTTTGTCGCATGCCCCACCGAAACACCCCTGCGGACCGTGCTGCGCTTGGCGCCGAGACGCAGTGCGCCGAAGCCGCGGAGAAGAGGTGACTCCCGATGTGCTACGTCTGCCCGAAGTGCCGCGAAACCTACACCGTACAGCCCCCGGGCGGCACGTGCACCAACTGCGGCGCGACGCTGGTGCCGGACGTGGAATCGCGTGAAGCGGAACAGCGCGGCGAACCCGAGGGAGTTTTCTCTCCCCGGCGACGACTGTAAGTGAGCCTCGACCTCAATCGGAAAACTGTCGACCCGAACTCATGTCCGAGTTGATCACCATGTGGCGGAACACGCGCATGGTCGTACTGACGGCCATGAGCGCGTCGCTCTACGCCGCCATCTTGATCCCCTTCAAGGTCCTGCCCATCATCCCCGGAGTGACCGAGTTCCGCCCCGCAAACGCAGTGCCAGTCGTGTGCTCCTTCCTGTTCGGTCCGGCCGCGGCCTGGGGTGCCGCCATTGGCAATGTCATCGGCGACTTCTTCGGCGGTATCGGCCCCGGCGACTTCTTCGGCTTCTTCGCCAACTTCCTTTACGGCTGCGTGCCCTACAAAGCATGGGAGGCGCTGACCGATCGCGACCCGATCCCGACATCCCCGGCCACCTGGATCGCCTTCACCGGGGTCGTCCTGCTGGCCAGTGCCGTGTGCGCCCTCGTGGTCGGTTGGGGCATCAATCTGCTCGGCTTCGTCCCCTTCTCCGTGCTCGGCAATGTGGTTCTGGTCAACAATTTCGCCGTGGCGGCCGTGCTGACACCCTTCCTGCTCGCCGTTATCTACCCACGCGTAAAGCGTGGCCGGCTGCTCTACAAGGACCTCCTGCCCCCTAGACCACGCCGTCCACGCCCGGTTCGCCTGCTTGCCCTCGCCCTGCTCGTCGCCGCCGCCGGCGCCGGGATGCTCCTCGGCAACCTCCTGTCCACCGGCGCTCTCGTTCTCCCCCTCGTCGGTGCCGGCGCCGGCACCCATGGACTCGCCGTCGGTATCGGCCTGCTGCCGATCGTCGCGCTTATCGTTCTGGCGCTGTACCTGCTGTAGCGTGCGCTCCCCCGCCCCAATCGCCGTCCGGCTGGACCGCGTTTCGTTCACTTACGCCGAACAGACGCGCCCCGCCCTCCACGAGGTGTCGCTGACCGTACACCGCGGCGAAATGGTCGTCGTCATGGGCGCCACGGGCGCCGGCAAGACGACCCTCGCCAAGACGATCAACCGCACCGTGCCGACGTTCCAGCACGGGACACTCACCGGCACCGTGACCGTCCTGGGCCGCCTGCTGGCAACCGAGAGCGTCGCCCAACTCGCCGGCCTCGTCGGCCTCGTCTCGCAGGACTTCGAGGCCCAGCTCTTTTCGACCAACGTCGTCCAGGAAATCGCCTTCGGCATGGAACAGCTCGGCGTTCCGCCCACGGAAATGCGCCGCCGAGTACCGGCCGCGCTCGCCGCCGTGGGACTCACCGGCTTCGAGCGCCGCGATCCGACGACTCTCTCGGGCGGCGAGAAGCAACGCCTGGCAATCGCAGCGACTCTGGCACTGCAGCCCAATATCCTCGTCTTCGACGAACCGACCACGGACCTCGACCCGATCGGCAAGCTCGAGATCTTTGCCGTCCTGGGACGCATGCGGAAAGACGGCATGACCATGCTCGTCATCGAACACGAAAGCGCCGCCGCCGAAGACGCCGACCGACTGGTTGTCCTGCACGAGGGACGCGTCGTGGCCGACGACACACCGGCGCGGCTGCTGCCACAGGTCGATTTCCTGCGCGCGCACGGCGTTCGCCCGCCCGACCTGCATTCCGTGGCCACCGCACTGCGACTGGAACCCGTCCCGCGCTCGATCGACGATGCCGAAGCGGCACTGCGCCGGCGCCACCCGTCGAACCCGCCGCAGACCGCAACCCCCGTCGCCGCCGCGGCACCGCCGCATGGGCACCCAGCGCCGATCGTCGAGGCTCGCGATCTCACCCTCGCTTACGAAGCGGGAACGCGCGCCCTCGACGGCGTCTCGCTCGCAATCTTCCCGGGCGAACTCGTTGCCCTGATCGGGCAGAACGGTTCCGGCAAGACCACGCTGGCCAAGACGCTCAACGGGCTACTGCGTCCCGATACGGGAACCGTGCGGCTCGGCGACCGCAACCTCCACGAGCTGCCGTTGCAGCAAGTCGCCGCCGATATCGGCTACGTCTTCCAGAATCCCGACCACCAGCTCTTCGCCCCCACCGTGCTCGACGAAGTAGCGTTCGGACCGCGCAATCTCGGCGTCACCGAAGAGGAACTCGAAGACCGGGTGCAGACCGCCCTGGCCGCCGTCGGGTTGCTGGGCTGCGAGGGCGAGGATCCGTTCCTGCTCGGCAAGGGACAAAGGGAGCGCCTCGCGGTCGCCTCCCTGCTGGCCATGCGGCCGCGGCTGCTGATCCTCGACGAGCCGACCACCGGCCTCGACTACACCGAGCAGGTCCGCATGCTCGACCTGATCGCCGCTCTGCACCGGGGCGGCATGGCCATTCTGATGATCACGCACAGCCCGTGGGTCGTCGCCGAGTACGCCGAGCGCGGCGTCCTGATGCAGAGCGGGCGCATCCGCTTCGACGGCCCGTTGCGAAATCTGTTCGCCGAGGAGGACTTGCTCGCGGCCTCGCACTTCCGGGTGCCGGATGCCACCCGGCTGGGCCGCCGCTTCGGGTTTACGCCGTTGTCAGTCGCGGAGTTGGTCGCCGCACTCGCCGGACCGCCAGGGGAGCGTTGAGCCGTGCCGCTGTTTCTCTACATCGAACCGCCGACCCGCCTGCACGCACTGCACCCGATCGTGAAGGTCGTCGGCATGCTCGCGGTGTTCGTGGCGGCGTTCGTCGGCGAACGACCCGTAAGCCTGCTGCCGCTGACGACGCTGGCGGTCCTGTTGATAGCTGCCGCTAACGGATTCCCGAACGTACGCCGCCTGCGCTGGCTGTTCGGGCTGGTCTTTGCGATGACCTTCGCCATCTGGACGTTGTTCTTCCGCGGCGGTACGCCGCTGCTGCAATGGGGGCCGCTGCAAGTAAGTCGGGCCGGCCCCGAATTCGCGCTTGGGATGGCACTGAAGCTCGTAACGTTCCTGTCCATCGGCGTGGTGTTTCTATCGACAACGAAAATCGAGGAACTGGCCTGGGCGCTGACGCGTCTGGGGATGCCTTACAAGCTCGGTTTCACCATGACGCTGGCCTTCCGCCTGGTACCCGTGTTCATCGATTCGGCCACGACGGTGGTACAGGCGCAGCGCTGCCGCGGCTTCGACTTCGACACGGGCGGAATCGCCCAGCGAGTGCGCCGGTACGTGCCGGTAATCGTGCCCGTATTCATGGGCGCTTTGCGGCGCGCCGACGGCATGGCGATGGCCCTCGAAGGGCGCGGCTTCCAGTCGGGGCACCGGCGGACCACCTACGATCATTACCGTTTCCGCGGCACCGATGCCGTGGCATTGCTGGCCGCACTGGTAGTCGCCGCCGCCTACGTCGCACTGTGGTACGCGGGATTCACCGCGGTGCCGCTAACCTAGGCCGCCGACATGAGGACGAACTCCCGCGTCCGCCCGCCCCGGCCCCGAACTTCGTCGCGCTCGGCAGGTCCAGCCGCGCCATGAAGGAACGCGGCGTGTCCAGGGAATCCGTCCTCGATCTCGCGGTATTCGCGGCGCTGGCCGTCGGAACGCTGGTCTTCTGGCAATTCCGCATCGTGCAGACGGGGTACGAACTCGCTGCTCCGTCCAACGATCTCTTCATGCAGATCTACCCGATGTCCCACCGGGCCTTCGCGTGGTGGCGCGACGGGCAGATCCCACTGTGGAACCCGTTTCAGTATTGCGGCGTTCCGCTGCTAGCCACCGTGCTCTACGGCATCTTCTATCCGCTGAACGTGTTCTATCTGCTGGTACCGCGCACCGAGGTCGCCATCGAGTGCACGGTGGTTCTCCACCTCTTTGCCGCCGGCCTCTTCATGTATCTGTACTGCCGCACCATTCGTCTCGGTCGTTGGGCGGCAGTGGCCGGCGCCGTGGTGTTCATGTGGTCCGGCTTCCTCGTGTTGGAGGCCCTCTGGTTTACTCCGGCGCTGTCGGCGGCGGTATGGCTGCCGCTCGGGTTCCTCGCCATCGAAAAGATCTTCTCCGACCGGCGCTTGCGCTGGGCTGTCCTGCTGGCCACAGCGGTAGCCATGCCCCTGCTCGCAGGGTGGCTGCAGACCTGGCTTTACTCGATGTATGCGCTCGCCGCGTACTCGGCGGTGCGACTGACCGCCGCGTGGTTTCGTCCAGGCGAGAGACGTCACCTCGTTCGGCTGGGCGGTCTGCTTGCCGCCGGCGCGGCGATCGGCCTGGGCCTGACCGCCGTTCAGCTCCTGCCGACGCTGGAGTTGCAAAGTCTCGGGCCGCGACGCCCGGGGGGTCTTTCAATCGCACAGATGCTCGCCTACGGCCCCGTCGCGCCCGGCAAACTGCTCGCGGAAACCGTGGATTCCCGTGCCGGACATCCCCGCTTCTCTTATCTCGGCATATTGCCGCTGCTTCTTGCGCCCCTCGCCTTCTGTACGCGCGGCGATCGCGTACGCGTGGCATTTCTCTGGTGCGTCCTCCTGCTCTCTGCCGGCTTTGC
Encoded here:
- a CDS encoding C45 family peptidase; translation: MHRRWRGRFPALLVWALVSAGAVTAEPAYDVPRREDHGDLIVLHVYGSYYDMGRQQVSLLGDVARRMYEYHLEKYRRHVAGGGMRLRIVDFGATVLPIVGPWFEESGFFDEMNGVADGLGVPRADLLRAVMASSFGSTVFAATGAATADGGALIGRNVDWGDGNGVLRPVLVLAHPSNGDMPYILGGWPLIGLPAIGMNAAGFSLSFNFFITDEFMGIPPQMRDRRALQTARTVADGIRVFTEVGKRAMPTFMVMADAAGEIAMLECTPSACATFRPEGDWFAQANHARTPVMIPFDRYRSPDSFERLAAMEAAVRPHVGRLTPLLASQILRDRSNTRYVTDPSVANVFVLNAAVLQPATRTLWHAVTMEPAAPFGAYRPFSVATDLTQTPSLPADPRVDTPEFAREQALLARARQAVREYEAGNSAAAGTIWDDLATDESGMLHPDRLAFARAMVRWRLGDALGTDRLLAGIDLERAPFEVRVAALLARAIVADERGQRAAALVAYREALAALDAAPQYTDFGTAGVRDHAQAGLAAPLSRAVVEPIPHLQYLPE
- a CDS encoding DUF2332 domain-containing protein — protein: MLADGTIEAFRLQSGFCERFDSPLYAEFLARAADDIEAGGPIADVLDGWQGLPMADALPLRLLGAAHRMVLEGTAPQLARFYPTAGGTPHMPDAWLAFSDLVRARADEFRAGLARQVQTNEIRRSAALLGGFLALANEHGLPLRGLEIGSSAGLNQRWHRYRYELAACEPDRPPPVTTFRPAWGDPAAAVVVRCGWNGDDAVLRGRVQVASMAGCDIAPIDLADVEQARTLEAFVWADHVERLGQLRTAIAAARCDPPRIMRRAAADWLAEQLDPSVQGVISIVFHSIMWWYLSEDERTRVTETIAAAGKRATRAAPVAWLRLEMFGTPKAELRLTSWPGGLERTLARADPQGRWVTWLGTCGPC
- a CDS encoding QueT transporter family protein; this translates as MSELITMWRNTRMVVLTAMSASLYAAILIPFKVLPIIPGVTEFRPANAVPVVCSFLFGPAAAWGAAIGNVIGDFFGGIGPGDFFGFFANFLYGCVPYKAWEALTDRDPIPTSPATWIAFTGVVLLASAVCALVVGWGINLLGFVPFSVLGNVVLVNNFAVAAVLTPFLLAVIYPRVKRGRLLYKDLLPPRPRRPRPVRLLALALLVAAAGAGMLLGNLLSTGALVLPLVGAGAGTHGLAVGIGLLPIVALIVLALYLL
- a CDS encoding energy-coupling factor transporter ATPase, whose protein sequence is MRSPAPIAVRLDRVSFTYAEQTRPALHEVSLTVHRGEMVVVMGATGAGKTTLAKTINRTVPTFQHGTLTGTVTVLGRLLATESVAQLAGLVGLVSQDFEAQLFSTNVVQEIAFGMEQLGVPPTEMRRRVPAALAAVGLTGFERRDPTTLSGGEKQRLAIAATLALQPNILVFDEPTTDLDPIGKLEIFAVLGRMRKDGMTMLVIEHESAAAEDADRLVVLHEGRVVADDTPARLLPQVDFLRAHGVRPPDLHSVATALRLEPVPRSIDDAEAALRRRHPSNPPQTATPVAAAAPPHGHPAPIVEARDLTLAYEAGTRALDGVSLAIFPGELVALIGQNGSGKTTLAKTLNGLLRPDTGTVRLGDRNLHELPLQQVAADIGYVFQNPDHQLFAPTVLDEVAFGPRNLGVTEEELEDRVQTALAAVGLLGCEGEDPFLLGKGQRERLAVASLLAMRPRLLILDEPTTGLDYTEQVRMLDLIAALHRGGMAILMITHSPWVVAEYAERGVLMQSGRIRFDGPLRNLFAEEDLLAASHFRVPDATRLGRRFGFTPLSVAELVAALAGPPGER
- a CDS encoding energy-coupling factor transporter transmembrane protein EcfT; amino-acid sequence: MPLFLYIEPPTRLHALHPIVKVVGMLAVFVAAFVGERPVSLLPLTTLAVLLIAAANGFPNVRRLRWLFGLVFAMTFAIWTLFFRGGTPLLQWGPLQVSRAGPEFALGMALKLVTFLSIGVVFLSTTKIEELAWALTRLGMPYKLGFTMTLAFRLVPVFIDSATTVVQAQRCRGFDFDTGGIAQRVRRYVPVIVPVFMGALRRADGMAMALEGRGFQSGHRRTTYDHYRFRGTDAVALLAALVVAAAYVALWYAGFTAVPLT
- a CDS encoding YfhO family protein, whose translation is MSRESVLDLAVFAALAVGTLVFWQFRIVQTGYELAAPSNDLFMQIYPMSHRAFAWWRDGQIPLWNPFQYCGVPLLATVLYGIFYPLNVFYLLVPRTEVAIECTVVLHLFAAGLFMYLYCRTIRLGRWAAVAGAVVFMWSGFLVLEALWFTPALSAAVWLPLGFLAIEKIFSDRRLRWAVLLATAVAMPLLAGWLQTWLYSMYALAAYSAVRLTAAWFRPGERRHLVRLGGLLAAGAAIGLGLTAVQLLPTLELQSLGPRRPGGLSIAQMLAYGPVAPGKLLAETVDSRAGHPRFSYLGILPLLLAPLAFCTRGDRVRVAFLWCVLLLSAGFALTVHTPLFSLYRALPAATWFRIPNRILFLYAFAGAVLSGIGLDTVMSAARDRPGRRRWWVLGPILLPGVFWLLAVNMPGRSRLYAVAGVIGIAAVLLLGP